The Stigmatella aurantiaca DW4/3-1 genome contains the following window.
TGTGCTCGCCGATGAAGTGCAGCCGCACCGGCCAGTCCCGCCCCTGGTACCGCACCGTCAGCCCCAGCCCCTCACGGCCCCGGGTCTCCACCTGGGAGAGCCGCACGTCCGCGCTCTCCGCGCGCCCGAAGGTGAGCCGCTTGCCCCGGCCCTTCGCGGCCTGGGCCGGAATGAGCGGGTCATCCAGGTTCACCACCGCCACCGCCTCCGGCGACAGTTCCCGGAACAGCTCGCCCTCCGCCTCGGCCACGCCCTCCAGGCTGCCCAGCCCCTCGAGGTGCTCGGGCTGCACCACGGTGATGAGGCCCGCCTGGGGTTGAATCACCCGCGTCAGCCGGGTGATCTCCCCGGGGCGGTTCATCCCGGCCTCGATGACGGCCGCGACGTGGGAAGGCTCCAGGCGCAAAAGCGTCAACGGAACGCCCACCTCGTTGTTGAGGTTGCCCTCTGTCTTCAGCGCGGGTCCCCGCGTGGCGAGGATGGCGCCCACCATCTCCTTGGTCGTCGTCTTCCCGTTGGAGCCGCCCACCGCCGCCACGGGGATGCGGAAACGCTCGCGGTGAAACCGGGCGAGTGCGCCCAGGGCCGCCAGCGTGTCCGGAACCTCATAGAGGGGAAAGTCCCCTGGAATGGCGGGCAGCGCCTGCCCCGCGCGCACCACCGCCCCCCCGGCGCCGCCCGCGTGGGCCTGCGCCAGGAAGTCGTGAGCGTCGAAACGCTCCCCTTGGAGTGCCACGAAGAGACACCCCGGCGGGAGGGACCGGGTGTCCGTGGAGATGGCTGGATAGGACGCGGGGGCTGTCCCGCCCCCCCTGTGGGCCCCGGTCGCCTTCAACACATCTGCGTCGGAGAATCGAGCGGCCATATCAAGAGGATCCGGGGTTGCGATCCTGAAACGATCAGGCCGGAGGACGGCTCGCCAGCGCCTTGGTCGCCGCCTCGCGGTCGTCGAACGGACGCTTCTCGGTGCCCACGATCTGGTACGTCTCGTGGCCCTTGCCCGCGACGAGCACCACATCGTCCTCGCGCGCCAGGCCGACCGCCGTCTCGATGGCCGCCCGCCGGTCCGCGTCCACCAGGTAGCCCTTCTCGCCGCTCTTGGCCTTGCCCGCGGAGATGCGCCGCAGCCCGCCCTTCTCGAGGCCCGGCGTCACCTGCTCGATGATCTCCGCCGGATCCTCCGTGCGCGGGTTGTCGCTCGTCACGACCACCAGGTCCGCGCCCTCGGCCGCCGCGGTGCCCATCAGCGGGCGCTTGCCCTTGTCCCGGTCCCCGCCGCAACCGAACACCACGATGACGCGGCCCTTGGCCAGCGTCCGCGAGGCCTCCAGCGCGCGCTTGAGCGCGTCATCCGTGTGCGCGTAGTCCACGAGCACCGCCGGGGCCGGCCCCGGCATGTAGTTCTCCACGCGCTCCATGCGGCCCGGCAGACCGCCCATGCGCTCGATGCCCGTCTGCACATCCCGGCGGGCAATGCCGGCGCCCAGCGCCACACCCGTCGCCGCGAGGATGTTCTCCAGGTTGTGCGGCCCCACCAGGCGGCTCTTCACGGGGATGTCCCCCGCGGGCGTCTTCAGCGTGGCCTTGATGCCCTGCAGGGAGAAGGAGACGTCCGCGGCGGAGATCTCGCCCGCGCCCTGGCGGCTGAACTTCCACGCCATGCGCTTCTGGCCCCGGAGCTCGTTGTAGATGCGCGAGGCGTAGGTGTCGTCCCCGTTGACCACGGCGACGCCCGTGGCGGAGAGGTTCTCACCGAAGAGCCGGCGCTTGGCCTGGAAGTACTCCTCGATGTCCTTGTGGTAGTCGAGGTGGTCCCGGGTCAGGTTGGTGAAGGCCGCCGCCTTGAAGGTCAGCCCGTGCACGCGCTCCTGCACCAGGGCGTGGCTGGAGACCTCCATCACCACCGTCTCCACGCCCGCGTCCACCATCTCCCGGAAGATGCGGTGCAGCTCCAGCGGGTCCGGCGTGGTGTTCGCCGTCTCGACGACCTTGCCATTGACCTTGTAGCCCAGGGTGCCAATCACGCCCGTGGACGCGTACGCCGCGGCGCTGATCGCCTCCAGCAGGTACGTGGTCGTCGTCTTGCCGTTGGTGCCCGTCACACCCAGCAGGGTGAGCTGCTGCGCGGGGCGGCCATAGAAGTTGGCCGCGATGAGGGCCAGGGCCTTGCGCGAGCTGCTGACCTTGAAGAATGGCACCTGCGAGGAGCCCACCGGCTTCTCGGAGACCACCGCCACCGCGCCGCGAGAGACCGCCTCGCCCACGTACTGGGCACCGTCTTCCTTCGTGCCCGGAACGGCCACGAAGAGGTCGCCAGGCTTCACGCGGCGGGAGTCCTGCGTTACCCCCGTCACATCGACCGAGGAACGGCCGCCCGACACCTGCTCGGCACCACACCCTGCGAGGACATCCGTCAGCTTCATCTTTTCCCCTTCACACGCACTACAAACACGGGCCCCAGACTGGTGCGGCCTCTTCAGGGCCGCATCGCCAGATCCAGCGTCACCCGTGCCCCCTTTTCCACCAGCGAACCGGCGGCGGGGGTTTGCGATACCACGCGTCCACTGCCCAACAATTGTGGCTCCAGCGCCGCGGCGAGCAGTTTCACCACGGCCTCGCGCCCTGCCTGCCCCTG
Protein-coding sequences here:
- a CDS encoding UDP-N-acetylmuramoyl-tripeptide--D-alanyl-D-alanine ligase, which gives rise to MAARFSDADVLKATGAHRGGGTAPASYPAISTDTRSLPPGCLFVALQGERFDAHDFLAQAHAGGAGGAVVRAGQALPAIPGDFPLYEVPDTLAALGALARFHRERFRIPVAAVGGSNGKTTTKEMVGAILATRGPALKTEGNLNNEVGVPLTLLRLEPSHVAAVIEAGMNRPGEITRLTRVIQPQAGLITVVQPEHLEGLGSLEGVAEAEGELFRELSPEAVAVVNLDDPLIPAQAAKGRGKRLTFGRAESADVRLSQVETRGREGLGLTVRYQGRDWPVRLHFIGEHNALNATGAFALALALGYSPEECVRGLESARPYARRLNVVDGLHGVTVVDDCYNANPASMDAALDTLRTLVTAGGRAVAVLGDMLELGPGELEEHAALGTRAAGRAQLVAFFGPRSEKGFQAASGLGDATAHFTEVGPLVDWLTPRLKAGDVVLVKASRGMRLERVVAALTGASAPGGAH
- a CDS encoding UDP-N-acetylmuramoyl-L-alanyl-D-glutamate--2,6-diaminopimelate ligase; this encodes MKLTDVLAGCGAEQVSGGRSSVDVTGVTQDSRRVKPGDLFVAVPGTKEDGAQYVGEAVSRGAVAVVSEKPVGSSQVPFFKVSSSRKALALIAANFYGRPAQQLTLLGVTGTNGKTTTTYLLEAISAAAYASTGVIGTLGYKVNGKVVETANTTPDPLELHRIFREMVDAGVETVVMEVSSHALVQERVHGLTFKAAAFTNLTRDHLDYHKDIEEYFQAKRRLFGENLSATGVAVVNGDDTYASRIYNELRGQKRMAWKFSRQGAGEISAADVSFSLQGIKATLKTPAGDIPVKSRLVGPHNLENILAATGVALGAGIARRDVQTGIERMGGLPGRMERVENYMPGPAPAVLVDYAHTDDALKRALEASRTLAKGRVIVVFGCGGDRDKGKRPLMGTAAAEGADLVVVTSDNPRTEDPAEIIEQVTPGLEKGGLRRISAGKAKSGEKGYLVDADRRAAIETAVGLAREDDVVLVAGKGHETYQIVGTEKRPFDDREAATKALASRPPA